The genomic DNA GCCGCCCATCTCGACGATCGCCTCGTGGTCGCGCGCGCCGGCGATGCCGCGCTGCACGAAGCCGCCGACCGCGCCGTCCTCCATCGAGATGAAGCCGGCCGGGCCGACCAGGTTCGACTGCTTGAGCCGGACCAAGCGCTGTTCGGACGTGTCGTCGGCATAGCCGATGTAGGTCCAGTTGAGCTCGGTGCGCGCCGTGCCCTTGGGCAGCACCTGCCGCACCGCGAGGCAGTTCTGGATCTGCTGCAGCACGAAGCCCGGGAACACCGAAAGGATCTGCAGCGTCACGCCGTCGTCGTATTCGGTGAAGCCGGCGAGCACGCTCGGGTCCTTGAGCCGGTAGCGGTCGGTCTCGGAGCGCAGCCCTTGCTCCTTGTACGAAGCATCTTTCTCCGCCGCCGGGTCGATCATCGAATAGCTCACGTGATGGCCACCGCTCTCGTCGACGATCACGCCGCCTTTCATCGACAGCCGGTTGAGTTCGAAGGTGGTGAAGAACAGGTGCAGCAGGCTCGCGTGGTAGCTGTCCTTGACGTTCTCGACGTAGAGCTTCCAGTTGTTCGGCAAGGCCTGCGTGAAGCGGCCGATGACCTCAACCGGCTTGTGCAGCACGCGTTCGATGCGTGCGCAGATTTCGTCGCCCAGGTACTCCTCGATGCCCGGCACGTCGTCGCTGAAGCTGCCGAACACCAGGCCGCAGAAGGTCGCGATGCGCAGCTTGCGCGGCCCGTGGTCTTTCTTGCAGAAGTCCGGTGGCATGCCGCCTTGGCCCTTGACGCCCTTCTCGAAGGCGACACCGGTGAGATCGCCCTGCCGGTTGTAGCTCCACGCGTGGTAGACGCACTGGAAGTTCTCGGCGCGGCCCGATTTCTCCAGCGCGATCAGCGCGCCGCGGTGCGCGCAGCGGTTCTCGAAGGCGTAGATCTCGCCGTCGGCGTCGCGTACCACCACCACCGGCGTCTCGCCGGCGAAGGTGGTGCGGTAGCTGCCGGCGTCGGGCAACTCGGCTTCGAGGCACAGGTAGTTCCAGGTCTGGCCGCGGAAGATCTTCGCCTGCTCGTCGGCCGCGGCCTGCGCGTCGCTGTAGACCGCGAAGGGAATGCGCGTGAGGCCGGGGCCGGCCCAGCGGATCGATTGGGGTGCGATGTCGTTCGTCATGATGAGGGCCTCAGTCCAGCGTCACGTTCGCGCTCTTGATGACCTTGTTCCACTTGGCAGATTCGGCCTGGATGAAGCGGCCGGTCTGCTCGCTGTCCCAGCCGCGCGGCTCGGCGCCCTGTTCGGCGAAGCGCTGCTTCACGTCGGGCAAGGCGAGTACGGCGGCGATGTCCTTCTGCGTGGCCGCCACCGTCGCGGCCGGCGTGCCGGGCGGCGCGACGACGGCGAACCAGGTCACCGCGTTCATCGCCGGCAGCTTCTGCTCGGCGAAGGTGGGAACGTCGGGCAGCGCGGGCGAGCGGTGCTCGTCGGCGACCGCGAGGATGCGCACCTTGCCGCTCTTCTGGAAGGGCATCGAGGAACTCAGGTTGTCGAAGAACACATCGACCTGGCCGCTGATCAGGTCGACCAGCGCCGGCGCCGTGCCCTTGTAGGGGATGTGGGTCATCTCGGTGCCGGTGAGCTGCATGAACAGACTGGCGGTCAGGTGCGAGGTCGTGCCGTTGCCTTGCGACGCGAAGCTGACCTTGCCCGGATGCGCCTTGAGGTAGGCGATGAGTTCGGGCACGTCGTGCACCGGCAGCTTGGGATTGACGTCCAGCACGTTGGGCACGGTGGCGATCACCGTCACCGGCACCCATTTCGCCGGATCGAAGGCGAGCTTCTTGTACAGGTACTGGTTGATCGCGATCGGCGCCGGCGGCGAGGCCAGCATCGTGCTGCCATCGGGCTCGGCCCGGTACACGTAGTCGCCGCCGATGTTGCCGCCGGCGCCGGTGCGGTTCTCGATCACCACGCCGCCGGGAAACTTGTCGCGCAGCTTCTCTGCCACCACGCGCGGCAGGATGTCGGCCGTGCCGCCGGCCGGGAAGGGCACGACGAGCTTCAGCATTTTGGGGGTTTGCGCGAATGCGCTGCCGATCAGGCAGGCGCTCGCCAGGCAGGCAACGGCCAAGCGCCGCGCGAGTGTTTTCGACATGGTCTGTCTCCGTGATTCGTCGTTCATCGAGGTGCATCGAGTGTCTCGGGCGCGACCAGCGAGAACAAGCTAGATTTGCGCCATGCGCAA from Variovorax sp. PBL-E5 includes the following:
- a CDS encoding Bug family tripartite tricarboxylate transporter substrate binding protein, with the protein product MSKTLARRLAVACLASACLIGSAFAQTPKMLKLVVPFPAGGTADILPRVVAEKLRDKFPGGVVIENRTGAGGNIGGDYVYRAEPDGSTMLASPPAPIAINQYLYKKLAFDPAKWVPVTVIATVPNVLDVNPKLPVHDVPELIAYLKAHPGKVSFASQGNGTTSHLTASLFMQLTGTEMTHIPYKGTAPALVDLISGQVDVFFDNLSSSMPFQKSGKVRILAVADEHRSPALPDVPTFAEQKLPAMNAVTWFAVVAPPGTPAATVAATQKDIAAVLALPDVKQRFAEQGAEPRGWDSEQTGRFIQAESAKWNKVIKSANVTLD
- a CDS encoding aromatic ring-hydroxylating dioxygenase subunit alpha; translated protein: MTNDIAPQSIRWAGPGLTRIPFAVYSDAQAAADEQAKIFRGQTWNYLCLEAELPDAGSYRTTFAGETPVVVVRDADGEIYAFENRCAHRGALIALEKSGRAENFQCVYHAWSYNRQGDLTGVAFEKGVKGQGGMPPDFCKKDHGPRKLRIATFCGLVFGSFSDDVPGIEEYLGDEICARIERVLHKPVEVIGRFTQALPNNWKLYVENVKDSYHASLLHLFFTTFELNRLSMKGGVIVDESGGHHVSYSMIDPAAEKDASYKEQGLRSETDRYRLKDPSVLAGFTEYDDGVTLQILSVFPGFVLQQIQNCLAVRQVLPKGTARTELNWTYIGYADDTSEQRLVRLKQSNLVGPAGFISMEDGAVGGFVQRGIAGARDHEAIVEMGGDSASSSEGRATEASVRGFWKAYRAHMGM